CACCGACACCGACAGAGACGCCAACACCGACGCCCACAGAGACGCCGACTGAAACGCCTACGAGCACCCCGACCACGACCGAACCGGATGAAGGACAGAGCGCGTCGATCCTGTTCAACGATCAGTCGGTCGAGGACGCTCTACAGGTCGTCGTCGACGAGGCCACGCTCACCAGCGATAACGGTGGCTTCGTCGTGGTCTATCAGGCCGAGAGCTTCGGGGACGTCTCTCGCCCGGACGACCGCATAGGTATCTCCGGTCAGCTCCCGTCGGGTACAAGCGACAACATCCAGATCGACCTGCAATTCGGCGAGGCAGTCACGAACGAACGGCTCACCGCTGTTCTCGTGAACGACACTAATGCGAACGGTCGCTACGATCCGGGCGTCGACATGGGGGCAGTCGATTCGGAGGGCAACATCGTGAGCGATTCGGCGAACGTCGACTTTGCCGCCGACCTGTTCCCCGGCGACCTCCCGGACGACGGAGCGAATACGACCACGAGCACACCCGAGGAGACGACCGACACAGAGACGACCGAGACGGAGACACCAACTGAAACCAGCGAGGACGGCGATGATGGTGGTATCTTCAATGCCGAATCCGCCGAATCTACCGAGGCGGACGAATCCGAGACGACCACGACCACCACTACCGAAACGTCGAGTAGCGACTCAGGCGACGATGACGATGATTCGGAGAGTGCGGATCTAGCCGCCGTCGATCAAGCCGCCCGAAGCGTGTACGTCCAGACGTCGCCGCAGTAGGCGTAACCAATCCCTCTACCTTCCATGAAGCCCACAGTAGCCAGCGTGCTCGGAACCGTGTTCATCGTCGCTCTCAGTGTCGCCGTTCTGAGCGCGGGGTTCGTCGCCCCAGGAGCCGCCAACACGACCAGCGCGAACACGACCGCGAGCACGAGTACGAGCACGGTTGGCGAGGCGAACGTGACGATCGCCAACCAGACCACCAACGGGACCACAGTCATGATTCGGTCGGCTACGCTTCCCGAGGGTGGATTCATCGCGATACACAACGAGAGCTACCTTCCGCCGTCGAACGAGTCGGTCGGAAGCACGATCGGCGTCTCACAGTATCTCTCGGCGGGCCCTCATCAGCGGGTCGAGGTCGTGCTCGACGAGCCGATCGCCGAGAATCAGACGCTCGTCGCGACCGCCGCACGCGATGGGAACAG
This region of Halococcus salsus genomic DNA includes:
- a CDS encoding DUF7282 domain-containing protein → MKPTVASVLGTVFIVALSVAVLSAGFVAPGAANTTSANTTASTSTSTVGEANVTIANQTTNGTTVMIRSATLPEGGFIAIHNESYLPPSNESVGSTIGVSQYLSAGPHQRVEVVLDEPIAENQTLVATAARDGNSNQSFDYLSSQGFIDTAYSRTAGGAVDDQASVRVVNATSLAREAKIGFPNQSTTGTTVTVQSVTLPDGGFVAIHGENYLPPNNETQNSLRGFSGYLTPGTHRNVSVALEQNVTENTTLLSVS